A window of uncultured Methanoregula sp. genomic DNA:
TTTCTGAACGTGGCGGCATTCACGTCTGTACCGGTGTAATCCGGCTGCGCTCCTGACCGGAGATTCGGCCCTTTGGGAACATTGTGGATATCGCCCCTGAGGGGATTTTCCGGAATCGTGGGAACATCGTCATAGATCATGAGGATGATGTGATCATCGTCAACCCCGTTCTGGCGGAGCAGGGTATAGAGAGCCAGGGCATCGGCCTGGTGCCGGTAATTGTTCCATCCCCGCGAGGGACCAACGATCACTGCCCAAAAACCGGTCTTTTTGTCGGGACTGCTGTAAGATCCGGCCAGGGCTTGCGAAGAGGACATGAGCCCGGGCGAGGCACGGGACTGCCCTGCCGATTCACCACCGGTTTTGTCCGGGACGGTGCTGTTCTTTGTGTCGAGAACCGCAAGGGTACGGAACGTGCCGTTGTTCACCTGCCAGTATGAGTAATACGAAGCGATCGGATCCACCCCGAGCGTCTTATCGTACTCGAGGCCGCCGCTTGCACCGGTGATCCAGGGCATGGGCCCGGATCGGATCTGCTCAAGCGCTGTCCGCACTCCCCGGGCATCCCAGCCGGTGACCGTTCCCTCGCCATACACGACCTGCCGGACCGAGTCCGCAAGCGACTCGAAAGGAGCTCTCTCCTGGCGGGCCTCGGTAAACGCAGCGATCAGGAGGGCATCATAGGAAGGCGCCGCGTAATCTGCCGGGGAATGCTTAAATTTCTTCCCGTACGCCTCAGTAAAACCGGTTGCCGGATCGGCCGTCGGGTTGGTACCTTCGAGCCCTTCAGCAGCAGCCCCGAGCGAGCTGATAAGGGCCGGCGTTGCTGCAGAATCGGAGAAGAAGAGTTTTGTCCTGCTGCCGGACCGGTCCACCGCCCGCTTGATCCTGGCAGCGTCCTGCGGATACGCAACTGCTACAAGATAATCCGGATTTGTCCTGAGAGCATCTGCAACATCGGCATCAAGCGCTGGCGATCCTTCCTCGAACTGGCGGATGAAGGGGACATCGATACCATATTCGGTTGCAAAGAACCCGGTCCAGTCGTAGAAGGTCTGTCCGTAGGTGCTGTTGTCCGCAAGGAGTGCAACTTTTGTTACGCCCTTGCCTTTCAGGATCGTAAGGATGGCCTTGACCTGGGCTGCGTCGCCCTGGACGGTCCGCCAGACGTACCCGCTCTTTCCATACGCCCGCAGGATATCGCCGGATGTTGCGGACGGGGTGATGAGAACTTTCTTTTTTGCAATGAACGCGGGAGCGAGCGCGTACAGGTCATCGCTTTTGTCCGGTCCGATCACGATATGGATGGAATCATCGCTAAGGAGTTCCTGTGCCAGCTCGGAAATATTGCCGGAGCCCGTGTCCCTGTACACGAGTTCAACCTCTCTCCCCGAAATCCCGCCCTGGCTGTTGATGGTGTCCCTGGCCCAGTCGAGCGGCGCTTTGAATTCAACATCGCCGGTTATCGGGAGGAGGACCCCGATGCGGACCGGGGTGCTTTTGTGGAGGGTCGTATACCCGGCCCAAGCTCCGGCCAGGATGATGACGACGATGAGTGCAATGAGGGCGAGCGTTTTTCTGTTGATGGTTATCACCGCTGCTTTGGGAAGACCGGATGTCCCGGAGGGACCGGCGGAGTTATGTACAAAATGATGGGGATACCGGAAAGATAAGGATAGTTATCGGTAACCCATCCTTCCGTGTCATCATGTCGGCCCGTTCCGGCATAACCGCGGGGCAAGCGCTCCGTGCGACAAAAACCCTCACCGGAACCGGCCCCGGTATTACCCGCCACACAAACCGGGCCTCCCGTACCGAATCCATGGTTGCGCCTCACTATCCGTTCCTGAATCCCGCCCGTTCTCCGGCCTGGCAGTCCGGACTTCCGTGCAGCCGCCCGATACTAAATGTTTTTATCTGTTCTCTGGGTATTGTTGGTTAACATACTGTACTCCCTGATCCGGGAGTAACGGAGATTACGATGACCGACAGTGGCAGAAAGTACCGCTTTTCATGGACTCTCCTCGGGGACCTTGTTTCAGGCAGGCCAAGCCTCGGTCCCACAACCCGCCTTGATGTATACCGTCTTATGCAGTATACCATGCGGGATATCCTTGAACAGGAGTTCGGGACAGATAAAGCAGACGAAATTTTTTACAGGGCCGGGCTGCTTGCCGGAAAGGAGTTTTACAAAAATCTTCTGGGAACTCCTGCGGACCTCAACGAGTTTGTCCAGAAACTCCAGCAGATCCTCATTGAAATGAATATCGGCATACTCCGGATCGAGAAGGCGGACCCGGTGAAGGGCTCATTTGTCATGACCGTTTCGGAGGATCTGGACTGCTCGGGCCTGCCGGAGACGGGTTTTGGCATCTGCACCTATGACGAGGGGTTCATTGCAGGGCTTATGGAATCGTTCACCGGTGTTCCTTTCGATGTTAGGGAGATCGACTGCTGGTGCACCGGTGACCGTACCTGCAGGTTTGCAGCCGAGCGGAGAGCCCGGTAGATCCTTTTCCTATGGCAGACGGAAACCGCAGGGAACCGGCTCCGGCCCCTGAATCGTCCGATGATCTGAAGGATGCTCTTTCCTCCATAGAGAAGACCTTCCGGACCGGAACCGTGCCGGAAGATCTGGTTGCACTTCCCGATGAAGAGGCCCAGAAAAAACTGATATCGCTGCTTGCCGACATTGCAGCAACCCAGCAGTTTTCCCAGGCTCTTGCCAGGGGCGATCTCTCGCAGGACCTCGAGGTGAAAGGGCGCTCGGCCGGGTGCCTCAAGGCCCTCCAGGCCAATCTCCGGCACCTGACCTGGCAGGCCGGGCAGATTGCAGAGGGCGATCTTTCCCAGCGGGTCCATTACATGGGCGAATTCTCGGACTCGTTCAATACCATGGTTGAGCGCCTGTCCGAGGAGAAGACTTACCGGGTGCAGCGGGAAGAGGCGCTCAGAAAGAACGAAAGCCACCTGCGCACCCTGCTCCAGACCCTCCCCGATCTCATCTGGCTCAAGGATCCCCGCGGGGTATACCTTTCCTGCAATTCAACGTTCGAGCGGTTCTTCGGTGCAAAAGAATCCGATATTATCGGAAAAACGGATTACGACTTTGTGGAAAAAGACCAGGCCGACTTCTTCTTAAAACGCGATCGGATAGCCATGGAGGCGAAGAAGCCGGTCAGCAACGAGGAATGGATCACCTTTGCCGATGACGGACACCGGGCCCTTCTGGAGACGGTCAAGACGCCGATGTATGCTGCCGGGGGAGACCTCATCGGCGTGCTCGGCATCGGGCGCGAGATTACCGGACGCAAGAAGATCGAGGATGACCTGCGCCAGAGCGAAGAGCGGTTCCGTACCATGAGCGAGACCTCGCTCACCGGCGTCTACATCTTCGTTGACGGGGTTGTGAAATATGTCAATCCCATGTTTGCACGGATCTACGGCTATACGCCCGAAGAGATGATCGGCATGAATCCCCTCTCTCTTGTTCATCCCGATGACCGGGCCCTCGTCTCTGACCGGATGAAGGGCCGTCTTGATCGCAAGGAAGAGATCAGTGTGTATGAATGCCGGATGGTGACAAAGGACAACAGGACCATCTTCGTCAGCATCATGGGGGTGCTCATCCCCTACGAGGGCCGGCTGGCAATTTCCGGTAACCTGCTGGACATCACGGACCGTAAACGTGCTGAGGAAGTACTGCGGGAGAGCGAGGAACGGTACCGCACCCTCTTCGACGAATCCCCGATCTCGCTCCGGGAAGAAGACTATTCCGACATACAGTACTGGTTCGATACCAGAAGAGACGCGGGGGTCAGCGATTTCCGGAATTATTTCGAGATGCACCCGGAGGATGTCAGGTCCTGTGCCCTCATGGTGAATGTGACGCGGATCAACCGGGCTACCATGACCCTGCTCGGGGCCCGTTCCCTCCGGGAATTTTCCGAGGGTCTCTCATCAGTATTCGCTCCTGAATCATACGATCAGTTCCAGGAAGAACTCATTGCCCTGAGCCAGGGAAAGACCGGGTTCGAATGCGAGATTCCGGTCCAGACGCTCCAGGGGGAGAAGAAGATAGCGCTCATGAAAATGATAGTCGTGCCGGGCTTCGAACAGAGCCTGGCAAAAGTTGTCATATCCCTCATCGATATTACCGACCGCAAGAAGATGGAGAACGCGCTCCTCCAGGCAAACAAGAAGATCACCATGCTCTCTTCCATCACGCGCCATGATATCCGTAACCAGCTCATGACCCTGCAGGGGTATCTTGCGCTCACCCAGATGAAGATCCAAGACCCGGATCTCCTCCGGTTCATCGAAAAAGGGATGCGGGCAGCGAAAGCGATCGGCAGCCAGATCGAGTTTACGAAATATTACGAGAACATCGGGGTCAGTGCTCCCGAGTGGCAGGATATTTCCCGGCTTGTCCAGTCCGCCCGGTCCCAGCTGCCTTCCCTTGATACGATCGAATTTGTCAACGACCTTCCCCCGGTAAAAGTGTATGCCGACGGGCTGATCGAGAAAGTATTTTACAATCTTTTAGAGAACACACTCCGCCATGGTGAGAAGGTCAGCCGGATCCGCGTCTCAGTTAAGGAAACCAATCGTGGTGCGGAGATAGTGTACGAGGATGACGGGGTCGGGATCTCTCCTGAGGACAAGCAGCATCTCTTCCAGAAAGGGTTTGGCAAAAATACCGGCCTCGGACTCTTTCTCTCCCGGGAGATCCTGGCGATCACGGGCCTGACGATCCAGGAGGCCGGTGAACCCGGGAAAGGGGTGCGGTTCGTGATTACAGTCCCAAAGGAGGCGTACCGGATTACTGACAGGGAGTAGACCGGCTCACACCTTCCGGATGAAGGATCCCCCGGGGATTTTGCCGGGTTTTCACCCGGCTGGAATCATGCAATCTCTGGTGGCATGCGGCATATCATGGGAAAAAATTATCCGGGCCGCGAGTACCAGACCCGGCCATAGCGATCCTTCTCTTCAGCAAGGCGTTTGTCTTTCACGCACTGCCGCAGGTATTTTCTGAACAGTTCCTCGGAGATATCCCCGGCCTGCCAGGCCTGGGTTGCGAGACAGAATTTTCCTTTGGACCGTCTGAGGTACCCTTCGAGTTTCCTCTCCAGCCTTGTCTCCAGGGGATCGGATCTTTTTGAGATCTTCCGTGAGGCGCCCGGGAGCTCGGTGGCCGGTGATGAGTCCTCCTCCCCCACTTTCCAGATATTTTTGCACCGCATGCACCGCAGGGTGTGGAGAAGAGTGTAAACCATCTCGCTGCCGCAGAAAGGACATGGCGTCATGGTTCGTTACTCCCCGGCAGGAACGCACGGCCGGTTCCCGTGTATCCTGCAATCCGGATCGAGACCGGGTCTGTATTCCCCGTTGCTGCATTTCCCGGGTATGGAAACGATGGTGTGCATCATCCTTTTGCACCGATCCCGGCCCGGCTCGTACCATTGTCCCGGCTGGTGGAGCAACACGGCAGATCGGCCGGCAGCGCTTCCTTTTCAGGCGGGGGATCGGATGGCATTCACTATCATCGGGAGGATTTCCCAATATAGTTTTCTTTTACGCTCATGAGACCTGCCGGGGGTTTCCCGGTTGTCATGGCGGTTCCCTCCGGTTGGACATTCCCGGAAACGCCATGTTGACCGGGCCGCCGGGACTCCCGTGCATATGCCGGTGAAGAGGATCAATTCCCCGGACCCGTGCGCGTGGCGGAGCCCGGCCGGGTGCCGATCCCATTGCGTGGCCGGGAGCCGACCGGGGGAATATTTCATTTTCACCCGGTGCCCGGTGTCTTAATAAGGTTCATCTCCCAAAACTCCACAACCGTTGAGAGAGAATACTATTTCCGGACCGGTGTAACCCATGGACGCTCCCCCCTTCGAACATCTTCGCAGATTTTTTGAACGCATCAAGAATGCTGGTTTTTTTGAACGGATCTTCTCCTGGGGATCCGTTGTCTCTTCCGGGTACGATGCATTCGGGGAGTTCCAGCAGCTCCAGAATCTCATGGGGGAGAAGGAGCAGGAGATTGTCCGGCTCTCCTCGCGCAACCGGGATCTCGAGAAGGATGCTGAGTTCCAGCGGGAAAAAGCATCCCGGGCTCAGGGAGAACTTGCAGCCGAACAGAACCGGTGCCAGGCGCTCAATGACCGCATGGCCGACTCGGTCCGGTCCCTGAACGAGAAGATCACGGAGAAAGAGCGGGAGCGGGCAACGGTTGCCGAAGCATTAGCCAACAGCGAGAACGATATCCTCCGGCTGAAAGGGGATCTGATCTCCCTTGCAGCCAAGAACGAGGATCTCTTAAAGAAGATCAGTTCCCGGGAGAATGAGGCCGGGGGGCTCATCGAATCCGACCGGAAGAACAAGGAGCTCATCCAGAAACTCCAGGCCGACATCGCTGCCCTCAATGCCCGGTACGACCAGATGAATCTCCAGTACACGGATTCCCAGAAATCTCTTGCAGAACTCCGGCAGCGGGAAGAGGAGCGGACCCGCGAGCACGATGCCCGGATCACCGAACTGATGTCGCTCAAAAAACAGCTCGAGGACGACCGGCTCCGGGTGCAGGCCGAGCGGGACGCGGAGATCCGCTCGGAGTTTGCCGCAATGGAGCAGACCTGGAAGAAGCACGAGGAGCAGGTAGAACAGTCGCTCCGCTCGATCTGCCAGCGGCACACGATCGAATACTGCGACAAGGAGAAGTTCCCCGTCTCCGGCAAGAAGCCGGACAATGCGGTCATCATCGCCGACCAGTTCGTCATCTTCGATGCAAAGAGCCCGAAGAACTCCGACGAGCTCGGGAACTTCCCGCTCTACATCAAAACCCAGGCCGAGGCGGCGAAGAAGTACACCAAGGAGGACAATGTCAAGAAGGATATCTTCCTGGTTGTCCCGGCCAATACCATTGAATATCTCGACGATGTCCATCTGGACATGGCAGACTACCAGGTTTATGTTGTCACCCATGACTGCCTGGAGCCGATCGTGCTTGCCCTCCGGAAGATCGAGGATTACCAGTTCGTGGACCAGCTCAGTCCTGAAGACCGGGAGAAGATCTGCCACGTGATCGGGAAGTTCGCCCATGCAACCAAACGCCGGATGCAGATCGACACGTACTTCTTCAACGAATTTTTAGGTCTTCTCAAGAACTGCGAATCCCTGCCGGAGGACATTCTCCAGAAAGTCGTGGACTTTGAGAAAGCCGAGAAGATGAATCCCCCGATGGAGAAGCGCAAGAAACTCATTCCGATCAAGGAGCTGGAGCACGATGTGAGGAAGATCACAAAGGAAGCCGAAGCCCACGAGATCGACGTGACTGCCGTGACAAAAGAGAAGATCGAGACGATCCCGCTCGACAAGTTCCTGGAATAGATCCCTCTTATTTTTCTTCCGGCAGAATAACCACATATCATGCCCGTGCAATCTTCCCCCGAGCCCGACCGGGTTGTCCAGTACCACTACGGGCTCCCCGGGGAAGAGCTGGATATGTTCATCGACAGGTTTGCCGCCTGCGCAGCAGAAGACCCGTTCACGAGCTGGCTGATCCTCCCCACGAAACGGCTTGTTATCCATGTCACCGGGCATCTGACCGCGAAAAATATCCCGTATCTTGCATCGCGGATCTGTACGCTGGACGAGTTCTGCACACTATTGTTCGACGAGCACCGGACAACCGGGCAGCGTCTCTCACCAGGTGAATCGAAACTGCTGCTTGTGCGGGTTCTTGAAGAGCTCAGAGACGATCCCGATCAGGATGTATCGTTGTTCATTGCACGGGATCACCCGTCAATCGGGACGATCGATGATCTCAGGACGTTCATGTCGGCGATCATCAGGGGCAAAGTCGCATTCCCGGAATGCCTGATGCAGCTCCAGAGCACAAAGAGCGAGCAGCTGGATACCATCATCACGGCATACCGGAACCGGTTGAGCAAGCTGGATCTTGTGGATGACGCGACGATTCTCGAATGGACCATCGATCACCTGAACCGGAGCGATTCATCCATTCCTGGCACAATTTTCATCTATGGTTTCCATGAACCCCTGCCGCTCGAACAGGACCTCTTCGATGCCGTGCGCGGGAAGGCAGGAACCGTTGCATTCTTTGTTCCGGATGGCCGTGATCGGAATATTTTCCGGACCCGGGCTGCGGCCGGTGAGGTCCCCGGTGTACCCCCGGCATTCGATCTCTCTTCCCCCCGGGCAATGATTACCGGTCTTTTTTCTGAGACCGGGATCTTTGGAGACGGGGATCGTTTCCCTGCCCGGACATTTCCCTCCCGGTATGAAGAAGTCTGCGGGATAGCTCTTGAGATCGCCCGGCTGAATGCTGCCGGCACGCCGCTCTCCGATATCGCGGTTATCTTCCCCGACCTCCATGGCGGGGACTACGGGATCATCGAGGAGGTATTCCGGGAGTTCGGGCTCCCGTGGAACTCGGCAGTCAGCCCCCGGCTCTCCCGGGCACCGGTCATCCAGTTCCTCATCGGCATTGCCGGTCTTGCGGCCGGCGGATATGCCCGCGAAAAGGTTGTAAGGATTATCGGCAGCCCCTATTTCCAGAATCTCCCCGGGAAGCCAGGGCTCGATGCGGCCGAGGTGGACCTGGTCTCCCGGTATGCACAGATCGACGGCCCCCACCCGTCCTGGGATCGGCAGCTGGACCGGCTCTGCCAGGAATTATCGGATCCGGAAAAAACCGGGAAGTACCCGGGCATATCGGCCCGGACCGTTGAGCGGGTGAGGGAAGGGTTCCGGCTCCTTTTCAACGACCTGGATCGCATCGGCCGGGAGAAAAATCTCCGGGATCATATCCGGGAATTCCGGTCCTTCCTGGACTCCTGGAAGATCCCGTACCTCTATGCCGCCCCGGATGAACCCACCAAAGAGCGGGAGATCCAGGCATTTGAAAAGTTCTGCTCCCGGCTCGATCTGCTCGGCCGGGCAACATGGATACCGGCGGACAAACCTGTAACTGCACAGGAATTCTTAAGGTTCGTCTCTGCCATTGCCGAAGAGCGGGACGAGAGCGGCCTTCAGGATGAAGGTGGCGTTTTTGTGATCGGGCATAAAGAATGCCAGCATCTCCGGTTCCCGGTGGTCTTTCTCGGCGGGCTGGTTGAAGGCACGTTCCCCCGGCTCGTAACCCGGCTGCCCTTCACCAACTCCCTGGAGAATGCCCGGATGGGGACCCGGACGCTTGCCGGGATTCTCCGGGAAGAACAATATTATTTCATTGCGGCGCTCCTGTCCGGTGAGAAGACCGCGTACCTCAGCGCTCCCCTTGCCGATGGTGAAAAACCGCTCCTCACCTCCGCATTCTTCGAACGGGTCCGGATGCGATGCGGCAACCGGCCCTGGCCTGAAGTATCCGGCAGGGAACCTGCGGTCTCCCGGCGCACAGCGGCAGTCCGGGCCGGTTCCAGTCTGTGCGGGGAAGATCCCTGTCTGGCCCGCGACACCCTACCGGACGTGCAGGAGATCAGCGAACTCGCAGAGCGGATCAACATGGAACGCTTTTATCGCCGGGGTGCCTGCGACTCGCCGTACGATGGCATCCTTTCCGGGGATGACGCGATCCGGGCAGCGCTTGCCGGGAGATACGGGCCGGATCATGTCTATTCCCCGACAAGCCTCGAGGTCTATGCCGGCTGCCCGTTTGCCTATTTCCTCAGCCGGGTGACAGGTCTCAGGGAGCTGCCGGAAGTTGAGCCGAATCTCTCGGCCGGCGATCGCGGGACTGCCATCCACGAAGTCCTGAGTACTTTTTACCGTGAGTGGCAATCCGCCGGCCACCACAAAGTGACCCCGGCGCTGCTGAAGGAGGCAACCGATCTTATCCTCAGGCTTGCCGAGATCGAACTCTCGCACTATTCCTTCTCAAGCCCGCTCTGGGATGCGACCCGGGTCCTGATGCTTGGCGATGAGCAGACCGGCCCCGGGTATTTCGAGCGGTTCCTTGCCTGCGAGGCCGGTGAAGCGGACTCCCTGCTCGTTCCCTCCCGGTTTGAATTCTCGTTCGGCATGGGAGCAGACAAGCCGGATGATCCGGCATCGGTTCCGGATCCGGTTGAACTTGCCTCCCCGGACGGGGACCGGAAGATCTTCATTCACGGCCGGATCGACCGGGTGGACCAGACCCCGGACGGGCTCTTTGTGATCTATGATTACAAGTCCGGCTCCACCCATCCCAAGGCAAAGGATATCCTGGAAGGAACGGCACTCCAGCTGCCCCTGTACCTGCTCGCGTTCGAGAAGATCTCCGGCGGCCACGGGATTGCCGGGGGATATTATACGATCCGGCGCGAGGTGGAGCGGAGCATGGTTCTTGCGGATACTTCTGCCAGGGACCTGATGGTGGCAAAACCCCGGGCGTCAAAGGATTTTGCCGGCATGATCCGGCACTCGCGGGACTGTGCCTTTGATTATGTTGACGGCATCCGCACCGGCCGGTTCCCGCTTCCCGCTCTTGAGGAATGCAAAAACCCGTACTGCGAGTTCAAACGGGTCTGCCGGTTCGATCCCTACCGGGTCTTCGAGACCGGGGAGGAGATCTGATGGCCGCAACACAGCGCCAGGAGACCGCTATCACCACGCATGACAAGAGCCTGGTTGTCACGGCGGGGGCCGGCACCGGCAAGACCTTTGTCCTGGTCCAGAAATACCTCGACCTCCTCCGGACCCGGGGCGTGACGGTTCCCCAGATCCTTGCCCTTACGTTTACCGACAAGGCGGCAGCCGAGATGAAGGAGCGGATCCGGGCCGGGATCCTCAAAGAGGCCGGGCCGCAGTGGGAGAAGGCAGCCGAAGATTTCATGATAGCGCCGGTCCAGACCTTCCATTCGTTCTGCGCCCAGGTGCTCCGGGAGTTCCCGATCGAGGCCGGTCTGGAGCCCGGCTTTGTGGTGCTGGACGAGCAGCAGGTCTCCCGCATTCATACTCAAGCGTTCGAGGACCTGATCCACACACGGCAGGAAGGCCCGGCGGGCGAAGCCCTGGTCCGGGTGCTCTCGGTTACCGAGCAGTCCGGCCTGAAGACGCTCCTCACTATCCTGTACGGGAAGCGGGAGCGCTACAGCCGGTTCTTCTCTTTCCTGTCGGAAGACGAGAGCCGGGTGCTCGCGACCTGGAAGCGGGAAGCGGAATTATTCCGTGACAGCGAGATTGCTGCACTGAGGAAGGATCCCTCGTTCTCGTCCTGCGTCCGTACGCTGCTCGGGCTCTCATCGGCATATGCCGGCGTGGATGACAGGGCTGCAGTTTTCTTAACTGAGATAAGCCCGCTCCTTTCACAGCTCAGTTCCTCAAAAGACCCGGAGGAATTCTGTTCAGCCGCACGCGAACTTGCCACGCGAAAACCCGGCAATGTCGGGAGCAAGAAGAACTGGAAGGAGAACGATCTCGAAACCTTCAGGAATGCCCGGAAGGATTTGAACGAGATCCTTGACCGGAAACACCCGCTCTTCCGGATGTCCGTTGATCCCGCCGATCCGGTCATCACCGGATCGATCCGGTTCCTCCGGGACCTGTCCTTCGTCTTCTCGCGATACCTCGAACTGGTGAATGCCGGGAAGGCGTCCCAGGGCGGCCTCGATTTCTCGGACCTGATCCTGATTGCCCGGAACCTGTTCCTGGAAGAGAGCGAGCTCGTCAGAACGCACTTCATGCCCCGGTTCCGGTACATCCTGGTCGACGAGTTCCAGGATACGGACTTGACGCAGTTCGATATTATTCTCTCGATCATCGGCACGCCGTCGCCCGCAACCGACTGCCTCTTCATTGTCGGCGACCCCAAGCAGTCGATCTATCTCTTCCGGGATGCGGACGTGACCCGGTTCAAGGAGGCGCAGGAGATCATCACCGCTGCCTGCAGGGGATCGGTGGTGGATCTCGACACCAGCTTCCGGAGCACAAAGGAAGTGATAGGCCTTGCCAATCACCTCTTCTCGCGGCTGCTGGCCTCGGCAGAGAAATCCTGGGAGTTCGGGTACGAGCCGGTGAAAATATCCGAGGGCCGGGCCGGGCAGAACGGTTCAGCCGAACTGCTCCTGCCCAAAAAAGGGAGCAATGCAGGGGATACGAAACGGAACGAGGCCGACCTGGTGGCCCGGCGGATCCACTCCGCGGTCAATGCAGCTCCGCTTGCCGTGTACGAAGAGCTGCCGGATCATTCGTTTGCAACGCGGCCGGCCCGGTACGGCGACATCGCGATCCTGCTCGAACAGCGGACCAATCTCTCGTATTATGTATCTGCCCTGGGCGAGTACGGCATCCCCTTCTATGTCCATGGCGGGACCGGGTTCTATCACCGGCAGGAAGTGTACGATCTCGCGGGCATCCTTGCGTTCCTTGAACACCGGCACGACAATGTGAGCCTGGCCGGTGTCCTGCGGTCCCCGTACTTCGGCCTTCCGGATACGGAGCTCTTCCGGATTTCCCAGGAACGCGGCCCAACGCTCTTCGAAAAACTTGAGAAGTACGCGGACCGGACCGGATCCGTTGCGGCAGCCCGGGCCTGCCGGCTTCTTTCTGGCTGGCAGACGTACGCCGGCCGGTCCGGCCTGGTCTCCCTGCTCCGCCGGATCCTCTCGGAGTCCGGGGTCTATTCGGTCTATGCCGCTCTCCCGGCCGGGGAGCAGATCCTGGCCAACATCGATAAGCTCGTGGGCATGGCCCGGAGCCGGGAGGAGAACGGAAATTACACCCTTTCCGATTTTGTGGCCGATCTCCGGATGGCAATGGAGGAGGACGAGCGGGAAGGCGAGGCGCAGCTCGATGCCCTGTCCGAGAACGCCGTCAACATCATGACCGTGCATGCGGCAAAGGGTCTCGAGTTCCCCATCGTTTTTGTGCCGGACATGGGCATGTCGTTCCCGAACCGCCCGGCCCCGATCCTGATCGGCGACAACCCGCTGATGGTTGGTGTGAGGGTCCCGAATCCCGATGACAATTTTGCCATGACCGAGAGCGCTGTCCTCCTGACATTGCGGGAGCAGCAGCGGCAGAAGGAGCGGGCCGAGCGGAAACGGTTGTTGTACGTGGCCCTGACCCGGGCCCGGGACCATCTCATCATGAGCGGGACGATGCCCGAATCCCCCGGGTTCTCGTACGAGCTGGCCCGGTCCCGGATCGAGTGGATCTTCACGGCCCTGGGCGTGACCGGGGATGCGATTGCTTCCGGCGGGCTGGTTTTGCCGGACGGGTTGCGGCTCTCGATCGTTTCGGACCCCCAGACGATCCCTGCCGAGACCGGGCGGGTCGAGCCCGAGCTGATTGTTGTGCCGGAGGAATGTGCGGGGATGAGCGGGACATGGACCCCGCAACACTATGATCCCGGTCCAAAGCGGGTGAAACTGGAATCAGTCTCTGATCTTGAGAGGGAAGAGGAAAAATCCCTTGGGCATAGCGAAAACGCAGTATCACAATACCTGTCGGGCGTTCCCGGTGCTACCAAAGGAACGATTATTCACGAGGTTCTCCGGAGCCGGGATGCGGTAACCGTGCTGAA
This region includes:
- a CDS encoding 4-vinyl reductase codes for the protein MTDSGRKYRFSWTLLGDLVSGRPSLGPTTRLDVYRLMQYTMRDILEQEFGTDKADEIFYRAGLLAGKEFYKNLLGTPADLNEFVQKLQQILIEMNIGILRIEKADPVKGSFVMTVSEDLDCSGLPETGFGICTYDEGFIAGLMESFTGVPFDVREIDCWCTGDRTCRFAAERRAR
- a CDS encoding C13 family peptidase; protein product: MITINRKTLALIALIVVIILAGAWAGYTTLHKSTPVRIGVLLPITGDVEFKAPLDWARDTINSQGGISGREVELVYRDTGSGNISELAQELLSDDSIHIVIGPDKSDDLYALAPAFIAKKKVLITPSATSGDILRAYGKSGYVWRTVQGDAAQVKAILTILKGKGVTKVALLADNSTYGQTFYDWTGFFATEYGIDVPFIRQFEEGSPALDADVADALRTNPDYLVAVAYPQDAARIKRAVDRSGSRTKLFFSDSAATPALISSLGAAAEGLEGTNPTADPATGFTEAYGKKFKHSPADYAAPSYDALLIAAFTEARQERAPFESLADSVRQVVYGEGTVTGWDARGVRTALEQIRSGPMPWITGASGGLEYDKTLGVDPIASYYSYWQVNNGTFRTLAVLDTKNSTVPDKTGGESAGQSRASPGLMSSSQALAGSYSSPDKKTGFWAVIVGPSRGWNNYRHQADALALYTLLRQNGVDDDHIILMIYDDVPTIPENPLRGDIHNVPKGPNLRSGAQPDYTGTDVNAATFRNVLTGTRTESTPVVLESNASTDVFVYIASHGVPGNLVFGTGNSVLTTENFTQITNSMETNHRYRQMVFIVDTCFGESVATNVTAPGIFYLTGAAKSEPSLGAVYDADIRQWLSDEFTAGVVSTLREDRNVTFRELYPAAYKKVTGSHVRMISTGNFNLDTPVMEYLKS
- a CDS encoding PAS domain S-box protein, with the protein product MADGNRREPAPAPESSDDLKDALSSIEKTFRTGTVPEDLVALPDEEAQKKLISLLADIAATQQFSQALARGDLSQDLEVKGRSAGCLKALQANLRHLTWQAGQIAEGDLSQRVHYMGEFSDSFNTMVERLSEEKTYRVQREEALRKNESHLRTLLQTLPDLIWLKDPRGVYLSCNSTFERFFGAKESDIIGKTDYDFVEKDQADFFLKRDRIAMEAKKPVSNEEWITFADDGHRALLETVKTPMYAAGGDLIGVLGIGREITGRKKIEDDLRQSEERFRTMSETSLTGVYIFVDGVVKYVNPMFARIYGYTPEEMIGMNPLSLVHPDDRALVSDRMKGRLDRKEEISVYECRMVTKDNRTIFVSIMGVLIPYEGRLAISGNLLDITDRKRAEEVLRESEERYRTLFDESPISLREEDYSDIQYWFDTRRDAGVSDFRNYFEMHPEDVRSCALMVNVTRINRATMTLLGARSLREFSEGLSSVFAPESYDQFQEELIALSQGKTGFECEIPVQTLQGEKKIALMKMIVVPGFEQSLAKVVISLIDITDRKKMENALLQANKKITMLSSITRHDIRNQLMTLQGYLALTQMKIQDPDLLRFIEKGMRAAKAIGSQIEFTKYYENIGVSAPEWQDISRLVQSARSQLPSLDTIEFVNDLPPVKVYADGLIEKVFYNLLENTLRHGEKVSRIRVSVKETNRGAEIVYEDDGVGISPEDKQHLFQKGFGKNTGLGLFLSREILAITGLTIQEAGEPGKGVRFVITVPKEAYRITDRE